The Osmerus mordax isolate fOsmMor3 chromosome 5, fOsmMor3.pri, whole genome shotgun sequence DNA window GAGTATCCTTACCGGCCCTTTTGATGGATTTTTTACCGACACATGAAGTGTCGTCAACCAAATTGTTGTAATCATtgtttttttaggctgaaataaaaAAGGCTCGTGTCCTCATTGCCACTGGGGAAAAATTGTCGAATGATGACACGGTAATTTACTGTTCATAGCTAATTTAACCACGCATTTTGTGTCGTTATACTGATTAAgtgttttaagttcatcatcTTGGTCTGTTTTTCTTCTCTAGCTAGTGAATGCATGGAAGCTTTCTCTGGTAAGTGATGATATTTTATGaccaatatttatttattttgattaTTTGTGTAATTTGTTAGAAAGacatgggtgtgtacctgtataATAGTTCAATGTATTTATCAGTGCCTCTATTTGCAGTCTTCTGTCCATGCTGATACTGGTGCTGTACTACCAGTTGTTTTTCGTCCTCAAGGTATTGTAGGAAAAAACCTTCTCTAAGTAATCTTACTTTATTTGAACTGGAAGCTTACTAAGTGTGGTTGCCTAATTAAGATGTACTAGTGATGCTATACGAATACTGTGTCACTGCTGCATTATGCCTGATTATTTTAAAGTAATGTctgcaatatatatattttttattatcagCTCTGTTTCCTATATCAGCCCCTTTGGTAAGTAACAATTTTATTGAGGACATTTAACTACGAACTCAGCTGTAATATCTTTACTATTTGATGAACAAGAACAGCTAACTCTGCTAATGTGTGTTCCATTCTTAGATTGTGGCCAGTTTTTTGCCACATAGTGGAGTTAAACCAGCTCTGTTTTGGCAGGTGAGGAATCTACTGCTGATCATCTATTCCACATATAAAGATAAACCATAAAAGTTTATTAATAATCAAAACGTGCATTTTCTAGTTTTTGTTGCAGAGTTACAATGCTGGATTCAATTTTGCTAACAGGAACTCATCAGCTGAGCAGgtactatttttttttaatcaagatGTCCCACTGTGTTTTCCTTGTGTTGTACCATGCATTATATTGATTATGTTGTCTCACTGTCAGGGAAGAAATACTTCAATGAAGCAGGTTTTGTTGCTTGTTGGATCAGTGGCATATTCAACATGTGCAGGGGTGCGTACAGCTTGAccaagcttcttttttttaatgtatcGTATGTTGTCCTGTCATTTGTCCACTTCTTATATTAAACTGTTTGACACAGTATTGTCAATTGAAGGGTAGAGTGGATATCAAATGCCTTAGGTTTTTAGTAATGTGTAATTGTCATGTTTTTTAGGCAATTCCACAAATAGTTGTACAGCGCCTTGGCGTGATCAACCCACCTACCCAGGTTTTTTTTAGGTCAGTATTGCCAGTGCCCCTCTCAGGTAAGTTCTTTGTATTTATGTAAGAAACTCTTTTTAATCCACTTATCCCACATGTTATAAGTATACTGGCAAACAATGTCTGACACTTCCTTAATTTTGAGTGATATTAATCTACTGACTGTGTCTTGATTATGATTGTAATCCTCTAGTTGCCCTGGCCTACTTTAATGTGCATGTTGTCAGAAGTGAGGAGTCTGAAAATGGAATTCTGGTGTTTGATTCCAATGGAAATGCTGTTGGCACCTCCAAGGAAGCTGGAGCAAAGGCAAGTGAAGATCATtcaagttaacccttgtgttatcttcgggtcattctgacccatcagtcattgtgacccaccgtcgtattgcgacagatttaccgcatacaaagacaaagtgaagctttttcttttaacagctaggctgtctcagaccccccacattgcaaaggttaaaagaaaattattttaatttgtttttgtatcgggtaaaattgggtaaacacaacgatgattcgttatgaacctttgggtcatgtgacccgaaggcagcacgagggttaaataaattaaaaaacatGAGAATAAATGTTAAAattgtatgtttttttgtttaggcCGTGCAGGACACAGCTCTGTCCAGAGCTATACTTTTAGGCACTACGGCTGCTGTTCCTAATCTCCTGGTGTTTTTTTCAAAAACGTGAGTCTTTCTTATTATGTTAACAGCTCTGTAATTTTGGCACGGACATACCTATTATTGTATTGTCTTGCATTATGATATAAAGGCATTTGTTTACATTCTCAGCATATCAGATTGTATGTATTGCCTTTAGCCTTTCATAAATGTTATCTTCGGTATATTTTAAAATGTGCTAAATTTC harbors:
- the sfxn4 gene encoding sideroflexin-4, giving the protein MDPNLQYWKSQGKSFFSRLRLWFDLLDPSYLLSSDAEIKKARVLIATGEKLSNDDTLVNAWKLSLSSVHADTGAVLPVVFRPQALFPISAPLIVASFLPHSGVKPALFWQFLLQSYNAGFNFANRNSSAEQGRNTSMKQVLLLVGSVAYSTCAGAIPQIVVQRLGVINPPTQVFFRSVLPVPLSVALAYFNVHVVRSEESENGILVFDSNGNAVGTSKEAGAKAVQDTALSRAILLGTTAAVPNLLVFFSKTAKLLTRSPLLVAPIRHISTALVLGLMIPVSFSLFPQLGTIKREKLEKELQAATIDGQLFYHRGL